The Cohnella abietis genome has a segment encoding these proteins:
- a CDS encoding response regulator — MYRLLIVDDLPIITDGLAELFQLDPNLQLEVYKAYSGTEALGLLKKHRIDIVLSDILMPGMDGIELLREIRSNWPACKVILLTSYSDFSYVQSALSLGGLEYILKTESDDKIVQAVEKAMLTLDKENDARRLIEKAEIHMKLALPTLQKEYLWSLLQGKKVEQSLLAEHFANIQLPFRASDCVFLLICRVDDWNEITKAPDKSLIIYAVQNIVEELLSESTQLISLVHESSKIIWILQPQSSAPDELDKTLHFVNGMLEMIQSKCLSLLKLSVSFVLGSREAAWSELADRFHSLKYLLVRGLGGRKGTLLTDVIRSSGDVGHSNAGNNTILGIKKGSYQLQSKVPLLLSSLENGSEEEFYRLYEELAPIFSDDHVPRLQKMELYHALSYVFLTFVNKYDLESELGEQIEWSKLVLFNDQVSWQEWNAYFLHLASLIIAWNMEEQEQSTHEVVKKVHDFIESHISADISLIHLADHVNLNPSYLSRLYKQITGNGLSDYLTEYRDRKAKEMLKKSNLKVHEIAAQLGYNSSHAFIRFFKKQNRVTPQEYREQWGLLGI; from the coding sequence ATGTATAGACTATTGATAGTAGACGACCTGCCGATTATTACGGATGGACTTGCCGAGCTGTTTCAGCTGGACCCGAATTTGCAATTGGAAGTGTACAAAGCCTATTCAGGCACTGAAGCACTAGGACTCTTAAAGAAGCATCGCATTGATATCGTGCTATCTGATATTCTGATGCCTGGCATGGATGGCATTGAGCTACTGAGAGAAATTCGCAGCAATTGGCCAGCCTGCAAGGTAATTCTGTTAACTAGCTATAGTGATTTCAGCTATGTACAAAGCGCGCTTTCCTTAGGTGGATTGGAATATATTCTGAAGACGGAGAGCGACGATAAAATCGTTCAGGCAGTTGAGAAGGCGATGCTAACTCTCGATAAGGAGAATGATGCTAGAAGGCTGATTGAGAAAGCTGAAATTCATATGAAGCTGGCCCTGCCGACGCTACAGAAGGAATATTTATGGTCGCTGCTGCAAGGGAAGAAGGTTGAGCAGTCATTGCTGGCCGAGCATTTTGCCAATATTCAGCTGCCCTTCCGGGCTAGCGATTGTGTGTTCTTATTGATCTGTCGGGTGGATGATTGGAATGAAATCACGAAGGCACCCGACAAATCATTGATCATATATGCAGTGCAGAATATCGTCGAGGAGTTATTATCGGAATCCACTCAGTTGATATCGCTAGTGCATGAATCCTCGAAAATCATTTGGATTTTGCAGCCTCAATCCTCGGCACCCGATGAATTGGATAAAACCCTCCACTTTGTTAATGGGATGCTGGAGATGATTCAGAGCAAATGCTTGAGCCTATTGAAGCTGTCAGTTTCGTTCGTGCTCGGCAGTAGGGAGGCAGCTTGGTCGGAGCTAGCAGATAGATTCCACTCGCTGAAATATTTACTAGTACGCGGACTGGGAGGTCGTAAGGGTACCTTGTTGACGGATGTTATTCGATCATCGGGTGATGTGGGACATTCCAATGCCGGCAATAACACCATCCTCGGAATTAAAAAGGGAAGCTATCAGCTTCAGAGCAAGGTTCCGCTCTTATTAAGCAGTTTGGAAAATGGCAGCGAGGAGGAGTTTTACCGGTTATACGAGGAGCTCGCACCGATTTTCTCTGATGATCACGTTCCCCGATTGCAGAAGATGGAGCTGTATCATGCGCTATCCTATGTATTTCTGACCTTCGTCAATAAATACGACCTTGAAAGCGAGCTTGGAGAGCAGATCGAATGGAGTAAGCTTGTCCTATTTAATGATCAGGTTTCCTGGCAGGAATGGAATGCCTACTTCTTGCACTTAGCTTCACTGATTATTGCTTGGAACATGGAAGAGCAGGAGCAAAGTACTCATGAGGTTGTAAAGAAGGTGCACGACTTTATAGAGAGTCATATTTCCGCGGACATATCCCTTATCCATCTGGCGGATCATGTGAATTTGAATCCTTCTTATTTGTCGAGATTGTATAAGCAAATTACCGGAAACGGCTTGTCCGACTATTTAACGGAATATAGAGATCGCAAAGCTAAAGAAATGCTCAAAAAAAGCAATTTGAAGGTACATGAGATTGCAGCCCAATTAGGCTACAATTCCTCACATGCTTTTATCCGGTTTTTCAAAAAGCAAAATCGTGTGACTCCTCAGGAATATAGGGAACAGTGGGGGCTATTAGGGATTTAA
- a CDS encoding DUF4838 domain-containing protein — MNSKDETLNCIYVISGGQQPILFAAEELSKYLSVLSGREIAVQQSEGYDEEQQGIWIGLRHDLPEVQDIHWPENGEQEDTIWIDVESGRGTLSGSNCRSILFSVYRYLTQLGCRWVRPGPEGESIPRVDLMTRSVKVMESASYRHRGICIEGAVSLENVTDMIEWMPKIGFNGYLIQFREAYVFFERWYEHLSNPLKTSDKNLEVATTVSHVETIAAEIKKRGLDYHAVGHGWTCMAFGIPGLGWDKVEWEEDPEVTPYLAQIDGKRELWKGVPLDTELCYSNVKTRSMMIREIAQFATEHPEIDKLHVWLSDGHNNQCECENCVVASPSDWYVLMMNELDAELTERKLDTVIVFLLYQELLWAPLSERFNHSDRFIMMFAPITRTYRDSFANAGDLPAIPPFHRNRMEFPLTIEENVSYLVDWQHIFSGDAFDFDYHFMWAHQKDPGQVSISKVLHEDIQHLHQIGLRGYMSCQVQRSFFPNGLGLTTMGRTLWNRNLSFEEISEDYYMSAYGRDGVNCRNYMTSLSELYDFLDLEKVSNRIQVADDVFTQIYELIGQFEPVIERNLGLSDQCHSVSWHYMRHHKDIWLDMTRALELLYKGKVEEAKAYWQAIRLRLWEKEDQVQPVLDVFNFVLVFDGIFVG, encoded by the coding sequence ATGAATAGTAAGGATGAGACGTTGAATTGTATTTATGTCATCAGCGGTGGACAGCAACCGATATTGTTCGCCGCTGAGGAGCTAAGCAAATATTTATCCGTCCTGTCAGGGCGGGAGATTGCGGTCCAGCAGTCGGAAGGATATGACGAGGAACAGCAAGGAATCTGGATCGGACTCAGGCATGATCTTCCGGAGGTTCAAGACATTCACTGGCCTGAAAATGGGGAACAGGAGGATACGATCTGGATTGATGTAGAAAGCGGGAGGGGAACTCTCTCTGGATCGAATTGTAGGAGCATCCTATTTTCTGTCTATCGCTATTTAACCCAATTGGGCTGCAGGTGGGTGAGACCGGGCCCGGAAGGGGAGAGTATACCTAGAGTTGACCTAATGACTAGATCGGTCAAAGTGATGGAGTCTGCTTCTTATCGACATAGAGGGATTTGTATTGAAGGCGCGGTCAGCTTGGAAAATGTGACCGATATGATCGAATGGATGCCAAAGATAGGGTTTAACGGGTATCTCATTCAGTTCAGAGAAGCTTATGTTTTCTTTGAACGCTGGTATGAGCACTTGAGCAATCCGCTGAAGACATCAGACAAAAATCTTGAAGTAGCGACCACGGTATCGCATGTAGAGACGATAGCTGCGGAGATTAAGAAAAGAGGCCTGGATTATCACGCTGTCGGACACGGTTGGACATGTATGGCATTTGGCATTCCTGGACTAGGGTGGGACAAGGTAGAGTGGGAGGAAGATCCCGAAGTCACCCCTTATCTGGCACAAATAGATGGAAAGCGCGAGCTATGGAAGGGGGTACCGCTGGATACGGAGCTATGCTATTCGAACGTGAAAACAAGAAGCATGATGATTAGGGAAATTGCACAGTTTGCCACTGAGCATCCAGAAATTGATAAGCTTCACGTTTGGCTGTCCGATGGACATAACAATCAATGCGAATGTGAGAATTGCGTCGTTGCCTCTCCGTCCGATTGGTACGTTCTCATGATGAACGAGTTGGATGCTGAACTAACGGAACGAAAGCTGGATACTGTCATCGTATTCCTGCTCTATCAGGAATTACTGTGGGCACCACTTAGCGAAAGATTTAACCATTCGGATCGTTTTATTATGATGTTTGCTCCAATTACACGTACTTACCGCGATTCGTTTGCGAATGCTGGAGATTTGCCTGCCATTCCACCATTTCATAGAAATAGAATGGAATTCCCTCTCACTATTGAAGAGAATGTATCTTACTTGGTTGATTGGCAACACATCTTCTCGGGAGATGCTTTTGACTTCGATTATCACTTTATGTGGGCCCATCAGAAGGATCCTGGTCAAGTCAGCATTTCCAAAGTTCTTCACGAGGACATTCAGCATTTGCATCAGATCGGATTGCGCGGCTATATGAGCTGTCAGGTTCAGAGATCATTTTTTCCGAATGGTCTTGGCCTTACAACGATGGGAAGAACGCTATGGAATCGCAATTTGAGCTTTGAGGAAATATCTGAGGATTATTACATGAGCGCATACGGTAGAGATGGGGTTAATTGTCGGAATTATATGACATCTCTATCGGAGCTTTATGATTTTCTTGATCTGGAAAAGGTTTCGAACCGCATTCAAGTGGCTGATGATGTTTTTACACAAATTTACGAGCTTATCGGACAATTCGAGCCTGTTATTGAAAGAAACCTCGGCCTTTCGGATCAATGCCATTCCGTTTCTTGGCATTATATGCGCCATCATAAAGACATTTGGCTTGATATGACGAGAGCGCTGGAGCTTCTATACAAGGGAAAGGTTGAGGAAGCAAAAGCATATTGGCAAGCTATACGATTGCGGCTTTGGGAGAAAGAGGATCAGGTCCAACCTGTTCTTGACGTGTTCAATTTTGTGTTAGTATTCGATGGAATTTTTGTCGGTTAA
- a CDS encoding DUF4838 domain-containing protein, whose translation MKMLEKKKGRFNLARKCTALIMSLVLLLSSFQTVFGANKPTESSSAARDIAGHWAERQITEWIDNGFVQGFPDGAFGPDQTITRGQLAALVNRAFGFKEADKLNFSDLPETNWAYREMSIAVKSGYLQGYGEGIIGAERTVTRQEVAVVISRLLQPALKLNSAAVESFTDANQIGDWSKGAIGAAVEAKLLKGYTDGSFKPKAQITRAEMVVTLDRVMAEGNLVFNHVGSYGPTNEIKVVKGDVSVNVPGVTLRNMTISGNLLIAEGVGEGDVFLDNVKVKGTTTVKGGGVNSVHFNNAELNILRVEKTSGEVRIVLEGTTKVIEMIISSELGAGSTIVIDKESSIVSLLLNGSIKVIGQGKIAKAIYGLKGKGTTFERKPDKEEGAVDLTSGNSGPSNVTPEPTSTPTPSPEPTPSPQPTPSPEPTPTPTATLVKNGIANADILIGASASPMEKLAAQELQSTLRMVSGAELPINKGSIDEGIVSAQLWEDQLDINKAGTYPIRVSLINNSSSAVNIGMAQTDNGPITVNIDNETLLRARQSLSVEGSITVPNNIVEGTHIVSVQVGSDERAISTLILTVNLDRNLIKNGGFEKAALGGQIPEGWIVPSGARDTQVKRTGTSSLRIDLGQHAYINATTQQQLKLERGREYVLRAWVKGSAPSGQKIVTQFMEMKNDGSYKDGSGQQVTPITDEWKLVELKYTPSLTSIFDYNWVYFYAVQGTDHLWIDDVTLMESGAGESEPEPVQNLISNAGFETATADGLLPVGWNVPSGAKDNQIKQTGTSSLRIDLGQRDYIYAVTDQQLKLKAGHEYTLEAWVKGSAASGEKVIAQFMEMGNDWSNSPGTAQTTFDVTDDWTKIELKYTPDAATQLDYVWIYFYIVAGTNHLWIDDVSLKQTNSQQQNKVGSEASGEHKVTLIDSGTSAERNSLSSDIGIDEDRLQIIVGTTSSYPSFASLFADDMTYLHNSDGFAIRKIGNRIYIIGTEPKGALNGVYDFLEKNAGVLWTRSSTTNIGTLYDPLDTITAHKINYREKSPFQVRGYNLIGYGANGEYHEDPGTEAMIASNKMNAKMAEFANQFLWERHESVGVKSFTLGHNLEYWLPNEQYFAAHPDYYNTDISGENYIPVADDTQINFYHPDVPGVIAGRVKAFLEEHPIEYVGIGINDTHYFQQGILSRSPFTTVDNIVIQPDEADYKSTVFYSFLNKIAAELKVTNPTVKIVTFAYFFTDVPPRVKLEDNIIIVMAPLTGDDRVPFNTSDTNSTNYGHKLKLEGWLNNTSNVVMYNYYGSFLSDTYERPIAEKVQADMKYYRDMGITGVMPESIMDARVPNWSINALQFWLFQKLMWNPDADLEQLKSDYIRKAYGAAAEPMREYYDLIAQGWNYDQQPIGYNTSAKTYIGKYIIEAGIKDAAQAALDEAWALADGKARERIKPIKTTFEKMVFTIGELPDLKAYAKKTTASKADIVGATDFSQGPWANAVPAESFLDITNGNPAPQKTKVRLLWDDTNLYVGYENFDDDIENRITSSVSASEWWSSGADDDNETFITGDMTGASYYVYFNNSAAHKMEYSGPSQNPGYEDAHWEAYTTVGADRWNTIQVIPFASINVNPDLTNQLKGYFFRTYHGLKGFYGWGGGAVWSWSDFYPIILEKN comes from the coding sequence ATGAAAATGCTCGAAAAGAAAAAAGGTCGCTTTAACTTAGCTAGGAAATGTACTGCACTTATTATGTCGCTAGTTTTGCTGCTTTCTTCTTTTCAAACCGTGTTTGGAGCTAATAAACCGACTGAATCAAGCAGTGCTGCTAGAGATATTGCAGGTCATTGGGCTGAGCGTCAAATAACCGAGTGGATAGACAATGGTTTCGTTCAAGGATTTCCAGACGGAGCATTTGGCCCAGATCAGACGATTACAAGAGGGCAGCTGGCTGCACTTGTAAACCGTGCCTTCGGCTTTAAGGAGGCGGATAAGCTAAACTTCTCCGATCTGCCAGAGACGAATTGGGCTTACAGGGAAATGTCTATCGCGGTAAAATCGGGCTATTTGCAAGGCTATGGAGAGGGCATCATCGGTGCAGAGCGTACCGTCACAAGGCAGGAGGTGGCAGTCGTTATTTCCCGCTTGCTTCAACCGGCTTTGAAATTAAATTCCGCGGCGGTTGAATCCTTCACGGATGCAAATCAGATTGGTGACTGGAGTAAAGGCGCTATAGGGGCCGCAGTTGAGGCGAAGCTGTTGAAAGGATATACGGATGGCAGCTTTAAGCCTAAAGCTCAGATTACACGGGCCGAAATGGTCGTTACTTTAGATCGAGTAATGGCCGAAGGGAATCTCGTATTTAATCATGTGGGTTCATATGGTCCTACTAACGAAATTAAGGTTGTAAAAGGGGATGTGAGCGTTAATGTCCCAGGAGTCACTTTGAGGAACATGACCATTTCCGGTAACCTGCTTATAGCTGAAGGGGTTGGGGAAGGCGACGTCTTCCTTGACAACGTAAAGGTAAAGGGCACGACAACCGTGAAAGGCGGAGGGGTAAACAGCGTTCATTTTAACAATGCGGAATTAAATATACTTCGAGTAGAGAAAACATCAGGTGAAGTTCGCATCGTTCTGGAAGGAACGACTAAGGTCATTGAGATGATTATCTCATCTGAGCTTGGGGCGGGCTCTACGATTGTCATAGATAAAGAGTCGTCAATCGTTTCTCTTTTGCTAAATGGAAGCATTAAGGTGATTGGGCAAGGTAAAATCGCAAAAGCGATATATGGATTAAAGGGGAAAGGAACGACATTCGAACGCAAGCCGGATAAGGAAGAGGGTGCAGTGGACTTGACGTCAGGTAATAGTGGTCCATCGAATGTAACACCAGAGCCAACATCAACACCAACGCCATCACCAGAGCCAACACCGTCACCACAGCCAACGCCGTCACCGGAGCCAACACCAACACCAACAGCGACTTTAGTCAAAAATGGCATAGCCAATGCGGATATTTTAATAGGCGCTTCTGCTAGTCCCATGGAAAAGCTGGCGGCACAAGAGCTTCAGAGCACTCTCAGAATGGTTAGCGGCGCTGAGCTGCCAATCAATAAAGGGTCAATTGATGAGGGAATTGTAAGTGCACAGCTATGGGAGGATCAGCTTGATATTAATAAAGCAGGTACCTATCCTATCCGAGTTTCTCTTATTAATAACAGTAGCAGTGCTGTTAATATTGGAATGGCTCAAACGGATAACGGCCCAATTACTGTAAACATAGACAATGAAACGTTATTAAGAGCAAGACAAAGTCTGAGTGTAGAAGGTTCTATAACCGTTCCCAATAATATCGTAGAAGGAACGCATATCGTTTCCGTGCAAGTAGGCTCTGATGAACGAGCTATTTCCACACTAATCTTAACGGTAAATCTTGACCGAAATTTGATTAAGAATGGTGGCTTCGAAAAAGCGGCATTAGGCGGTCAAATACCGGAGGGCTGGATTGTACCATCAGGTGCACGGGACACTCAAGTGAAGCGCACGGGTACGAGCTCGCTACGAATTGATCTAGGGCAGCACGCTTATATTAACGCGACAACACAGCAGCAGCTTAAGCTGGAACGAGGCCGTGAATATGTACTGAGAGCTTGGGTAAAAGGCAGTGCCCCTTCAGGACAGAAAATCGTAACGCAGTTCATGGAAATGAAAAATGATGGAAGCTACAAAGACGGCTCAGGACAGCAAGTAACGCCGATAACCGATGAATGGAAGCTCGTTGAGTTAAAATATACGCCTAGCTTAACATCTATATTTGATTACAATTGGGTTTATTTCTATGCGGTTCAGGGGACGGATCATCTGTGGATCGATGATGTGACACTAATGGAATCTGGAGCAGGAGAATCGGAACCAGAGCCGGTGCAGAACCTGATTTCTAATGCCGGCTTCGAAACAGCTACTGCTGACGGACTGCTCCCAGTAGGTTGGAATGTCCCCTCCGGAGCGAAGGATAATCAAATCAAACAAACGGGTACAAGCTCACTGCGAATTGACCTAGGGCAGCGTGATTACATTTATGCGGTTACGGATCAGCAGCTTAAGCTTAAAGCTGGTCATGAGTATACGTTGGAGGCATGGGTAAAGGGAAGCGCGGCTTCAGGTGAGAAGGTTATAGCACAGTTCATGGAGATGGGGAATGACTGGTCTAATAGTCCTGGCACAGCACAAACCACGTTCGATGTGACTGATGACTGGACGAAGATTGAACTGAAGTATACGCCCGATGCAGCTACTCAATTAGACTATGTATGGATCTATTTTTACATCGTAGCGGGAACTAATCATCTGTGGATTGACGATGTTTCATTGAAGCAAACCAATAGTCAGCAACAGAACAAGGTAGGCTCGGAGGCCTCAGGTGAACATAAGGTCACATTAATAGATTCGGGGACTTCGGCTGAACGGAATAGTTTAAGCTCTGATATTGGGATTGATGAGGATCGACTTCAGATTATTGTAGGAACCACAAGTAGCTATCCAAGCTTTGCTAGTCTTTTTGCAGATGATATGACTTACTTGCACAACTCCGACGGATTCGCTATCAGGAAAATAGGCAATAGAATTTATATAATCGGAACAGAGCCCAAGGGTGCACTGAATGGTGTCTACGATTTTCTGGAGAAAAATGCCGGAGTACTATGGACACGTTCAAGTACGACGAACATTGGCACACTGTATGATCCGCTCGACACGATTACAGCACATAAAATCAATTATCGCGAGAAATCTCCGTTTCAGGTTCGTGGATACAATCTGATCGGTTACGGAGCTAACGGAGAGTACCATGAGGATCCAGGTACAGAAGCAATGATCGCGAGTAATAAAATGAATGCTAAGATGGCAGAGTTCGCTAACCAATTTCTGTGGGAGAGACATGAAAGCGTAGGAGTGAAGTCGTTTACGCTCGGTCATAATTTAGAATATTGGCTTCCTAACGAACAGTATTTCGCAGCTCATCCTGACTATTACAACACAGATATTAGCGGAGAGAACTATATTCCGGTCGCGGATGATACGCAAATTAATTTCTACCATCCTGATGTGCCTGGAGTAATCGCTGGGCGAGTGAAGGCTTTCTTGGAGGAGCACCCTATTGAATATGTTGGAATTGGGATCAATGACACCCACTATTTTCAGCAAGGGATACTGAGCCGTTCGCCTTTCACAACGGTAGACAATATCGTGATTCAGCCTGATGAGGCGGATTATAAATCAACTGTATTCTACTCTTTCCTGAACAAGATTGCGGCTGAATTGAAGGTAACAAATCCTACTGTCAAAATTGTTACTTTCGCCTACTTTTTCACCGATGTCCCACCTAGAGTTAAGCTAGAGGATAACATTATTATCGTAATGGCGCCTCTAACAGGAGATGACAGAGTTCCCTTCAATACTAGTGATACTAACAGTACGAACTACGGTCACAAGCTTAAGCTAGAGGGCTGGTTGAACAATACTAGCAATGTTGTTATGTACAACTATTACGGCTCCTTTCTGTCAGACACTTACGAAAGACCGATTGCTGAGAAGGTTCAGGCAGATATGAAGTACTACCGGGATATGGGCATAACGGGTGTAATGCCAGAAAGTATTATGGATGCGAGAGTTCCAAACTGGTCTATCAATGCGCTTCAGTTTTGGCTGTTCCAGAAGCTAATGTGGAATCCGGATGCTGATCTTGAGCAATTAAAATCGGATTATATTCGCAAAGCTTACGGAGCGGCAGCAGAGCCAATGAGAGAATATTACGATCTAATTGCCCAAGGATGGAATTATGATCAACAGCCAATAGGCTACAACACAAGCGCCAAAACATATATAGGCAAGTACATCATTGAAGCTGGAATAAAAGATGCAGCTCAGGCTGCTCTAGATGAGGCATGGGCATTGGCAGACGGTAAAGCCAGAGAAAGAATAAAACCGATTAAAACAACCTTCGAGAAAATGGTGTTTACGATTGGGGAGCTTCCTGATCTGAAAGCTTACGCCAAGAAAACAACCGCAAGTAAGGCAGATATCGTAGGTGCAACGGATTTCAGTCAGGGACCATGGGCGAATGCTGTACCGGCTGAGAGCTTTCTAGATATAACGAACGGAAATCCAGCCCCACAGAAGACAAAGGTACGCTTATTATGGGATGACACGAATCTCTATGTCGGGTATGAGAATTTCGATGACGACATAGAAAATAGGATCACAAGCAGTGTTAGTGCAAGTGAATGGTGGAGCAGCGGTGCAGATGATGACAATGAAACATTCATAACCGGTGATATGACCGGAGCCTCCTACTATGTATATTTCAACAATTCGGCGGCTCACAAGATGGAATACAGCGGACCTTCCCAGAATCCTGGCTACGAGGATGCGCATTGGGAAGCTTACACGACTGTTGGAGCAGACCGGTGGAATACCATTCAGGTTATTCCCTTTGCAAGCATTAATGTAAATCCGGATCTAACGAATCAGTTGAAAGGATATTTCTTCAGAACCTACCACGGCCTGAAAGGATTTTATGGCTGGGGCGGCGGCGCGGTATGGAGCTGGTCCGATTTCTACCCTATTATCCTGGAGAAGAATTAA
- a CDS encoding sensor histidine kinase, translating into MKRTIDNIPIFPKLVITFLIIMMPLFTLSLVFNELGKQEVKSQISNSITMNIHYYFMSLEKELERIIRTQQEFINDENLMQLSNSLSIMSDYQRTKAINDLKSRLTALKDSSIYIKDISVYVDSLNGTISTSNAEDTPSTKEEAEEIFKATYTSGIPITFWQDRLYLNLTYPNNVMNQGKSPQFIQNIELSMEALTNALSAFPQDGGAILFNDNWFIANNKYLEPLTAIQNKLAEPMQQSDTFTKQLEVGKAKYMVIYEKSMFLQASLLFYFPENVIVGQLKTYGTWFWLLVISSFVIVILFSYGIYLLIYRPLQTLIRRFRSVEGGNFNAVLTSIRGDEFGFIFNRFERTVVSLRTLIDELYVQKIRLQQSELKQLQMQITPHFLYNSFFILHRLIKNDDNQMAELVSKNLGDYFHYITRNGLEEVPFEHEVNHVRSYVEIQNIRFSNRIVVDFEPLPEVFRGVMIPRLILQPLVENAYEHGLGDIVMEGKLQIRFAMDADRLYFSVEDNGGGITEERMDEMVRKLNSEDEGETTGLINIQRRLKLKYGERGGLEMMHGALGGLLVRIYIPYDEENNDVSNINR; encoded by the coding sequence ATGAAGCGAACAATCGACAATATTCCCATTTTTCCAAAGCTTGTTATTACATTCTTAATTATAATGATGCCTTTATTTACGCTAAGCCTTGTGTTTAATGAGCTTGGCAAGCAAGAAGTAAAAAGCCAAATATCCAACTCCATAACGATGAACATTCACTATTATTTTATGTCGCTAGAGAAGGAGCTAGAGCGGATTATTCGCACGCAGCAGGAATTCATCAATGACGAAAACCTCATGCAATTAAGCAACTCGTTATCGATTATGTCAGATTACCAGCGTACGAAAGCGATTAACGATTTGAAGAGCAGACTAACGGCATTGAAGGATTCTAGCATTTATATTAAAGACATTAGCGTTTATGTAGATTCGCTTAATGGTACCATCTCGACCTCCAACGCTGAAGATACCCCAAGTACGAAAGAAGAGGCTGAGGAAATTTTTAAGGCGACGTACACGAGCGGAATACCCATTACGTTCTGGCAGGATCGTTTATATCTAAACTTAACTTATCCGAACAATGTAATGAATCAAGGCAAATCTCCGCAATTTATTCAAAACATTGAGCTTTCTATGGAAGCGCTAACAAACGCATTGAGTGCGTTCCCCCAAGATGGAGGAGCTATTTTATTCAATGACAATTGGTTTATAGCCAATAATAAATATTTGGAGCCTCTAACCGCAATTCAAAATAAATTAGCGGAGCCTATGCAGCAATCGGATACTTTTACGAAGCAATTAGAGGTTGGCAAAGCCAAATATATGGTCATTTATGAAAAGTCTATGTTCCTGCAGGCTTCACTTTTGTTTTATTTTCCTGAGAACGTCATTGTGGGACAGCTAAAAACATATGGAACCTGGTTCTGGCTGCTTGTCATCAGTTCATTTGTTATTGTCATTCTTTTCTCTTATGGAATCTATCTATTGATTTATCGTCCTCTGCAAACTCTGATCAGAAGATTCAGGAGTGTAGAGGGAGGCAATTTTAATGCGGTTCTGACGTCCATTCGAGGCGATGAATTCGGTTTTATCTTCAATCGATTTGAGAGAACGGTAGTCAGTCTTCGTACGCTAATTGATGAGCTTTATGTGCAGAAAATCAGGCTACAGCAATCAGAATTAAAGCAGCTGCAAATGCAAATTACCCCTCATTTTTTGTACAATAGCTTTTTTATTCTTCACCGTTTAATTAAAAATGATGACAATCAGATGGCTGAGCTAGTGTCCAAAAATCTAGGTGATTACTTTCACTATATTACGAGAAATGGGCTGGAGGAGGTTCCTTTCGAGCACGAGGTCAACCACGTTCGGTCTTATGTTGAAATTCAAAATATCCGGTTTTCCAATCGAATAGTCGTAGATTTTGAACCACTTCCAGAAGTGTTCAGAGGGGTTATGATCCCACGCTTAATTTTACAGCCACTAGTTGAGAACGCTTACGAGCATGGGCTTGGCGATATCGTCATGGAAGGGAAGCTGCAAATCAGATTCGCAATGGATGCTGATAGGCTATATTTCTCGGTTGAGGATAACGGTGGCGGCATTACGGAAGAACGGATGGACGAAATGGTCAGAAAACTAAACTCGGAGGATGAAGGAGAGACAACCGGTCTTATTAATATTCAACGCCGCTTGAAGCTGAAGTATGGTGAAAGAGGCGGGCTGGAAATGATGCACGGAGCTTTAGGTGGCTTACTTGTTCGAATTTATATCCCATATGACGAGGAGAATAACGATGTATCGAATATTAATCGTTGA